The Kluyveromyces marxianus DMKU3-1042 DNA, complete genome, chromosome 7 DNA segment TTACTATACTGTTACATTACCGACCATTATATTTTAGTTCAAGAGGTCTGCAGATATTGTATGCAATAAATGCGAACCCGGCACCTAATTCGAAACCGATGTCTGCTCCACCACTTCCAATATGCCTTCCAATTTCACCTTTCCAGTAGGATTGGCTCATGCCAAACGCTACGCCAAATGCTCCAATAAATAGTGCTGCGCATCCGGCGTAGCCAACTGGCAACCTGTCCCATCTGTTCCAATCGGATACAGTGTAACCTGTGAATCCGCGTCTGTAGATGTAGTGCTctgagagagagatagCAATGTATATACCAATATAGTATCCGATGGAGTCCATGAATTTGCTCAAGAATGACTCGAACTTGTAGTAGGCCCCGATAGAGATGGCTAGCGCAGCTAGATTGCCAACAAAAGTCCAGAAGACACGAGGAATCTTGGCAAGGGGCTCCCACATTGCCTGTGTGCCCAACGCAATAGAGTACATGTTGGGCGTGTTGTTTGCAACAGTGGACATTGCTAGCAACACACAGCAGAATGACCCAAAGCCCCAGAGGGAATCTTCAACCAAGATAGCATAGCATAAGCCACCTACCGAGTGCGAAGCGTATAACTCCGCCCATCTCTTATTGGTCTGTGTGCATGCCATGGCGGCAGAAGCCAGTGTCATGGTGAACAACAATGGTAATCCCAAGCCTAACACTACGCTGAAGAAGacctttttcttatttgTTTGTCTTGGCATATAAACGGTGTAATCGGCGGCGTATGTTGCCCATCCTGCAGCATAGCCAAAGATGGAGCTACCAAAGGAGAGTACACCAGCGGCAGTATTGGATCCACCACCCCAAGGACCGTTCGTGAAGTTTCCAGACTTGGCCAAGCACGCAATTATCACTAGAAAAACAGCAAAATTCGGAACCCAAGACCACTTCTCGTACAGGTGAATGAACCTGTACCCAAAGAATGTGACGACAATGGTGCACATAATAAGGATCAAACAGGCAGCCCATGGAGGACAATTGTGGCCACTGGGGTTTACCATGTGCAAGAGCGACGCGGACGCCATAGTGTTGACGGAAACCCATCCAACACAAGCTATGACGTTcatgaaagagaagagtcTAGCGGTGATGTTTCCCACAAGGAACCGGGACAACACCATCTGTCTAAGGCCTAGCTCGACCCCAAACACCGAAAAGAAGGCCACAGGCATAACACCGAGAAgggtgaagaaaaagatggTTAGAACGGAGGTTCCGAAATTGAGTCCACATGCAGATATACCGAGACAACCCAAGGAGAATGCGGAGATGACCATGTTGCTAGAGAACCACATTGTTGCAGCATTCATAATGTCGGTGTcatccttttcattttcggtGACAGGGTCAATACCCTTTGTCTCAGCATTCACTCTGACGGCTAAGCGATTAACCCAGGAGAGTCTCGAGATCTCTGTGGTGGTAGTGTAGACCGAATGGTCTTTTTCGAGCTCTTGGACATGAGATTCTGCTGGGTCTTGCTTCTCAATGTCAGAGGAAAGGTATCCTTCGTTGTAAACGGGCGAGGACATAGTAAATGTTTGGAAACGGTGTTGTAAAAAAGGTACTAGAAAAGGACCGATACTTTGTACCCGGTTATCCACTGGTGTGTCGGGATGCTTCCGGTTAGGTGAATATCGAGATATTCTGCGTATACAATAGATATATTGGTTGTGTTAAATGGCATGAGATGATATAATCAATGTGTCGCTGGCGAAATCGGAAGAACATActctcttttttatatGAAAAAGTGTGTCAAGTTTGTCGAGTGAGCGAAAAGGGAAGCCAAGGAAAAAAGGTCGCAGGCGCACGGAGAAGAGATGTGAGGTCAGTGTGTATACTACGATCTCTACAGAAATCTCTAGCACACCAGTAGGGAAAGCGAACGATGATTGTCATGCTTTTTCATATGTGTTGAATAGGGCAGAGATAAGGCGTAGACCAGGCAATGCTAAGCAAGCAAGGATAAAACATTACAGAGGTAAGTATAGGTGTAGATAAATGTATAGTAGTTGTACTGATGATTGTGTGCAAGAAGAGTCAGAGTGAGAACAACCGTTCGTTCCCTGATCagtgaaaacaagaacCGAGTCGGGTGAGAGTGATTACCGAAGTTAGAGCATACTGTGACGCGTATCAAACATGTACAGTTAGATGGTAAGTGTGACTGGTGTTGTTTTTACTACTGTTAACACTGTCACTGTTTCCTTGTCTTTGGTAAATTTCTCAAAACTGGACCTTAGAGGGAATATTAATCGTTGTCTCGcatcagagaagaaagattacTAAAGGCGGATTAACACTGCTTGTTAGCTTGGAATTCTCGTGGCCGCTCTACTAAGTGTTGCATCTCTTGGGATGCAGAATGTAGAGGCAATGGTGCTAAGGAACCAATTTCCggtttgttcttgtccTCCTCTGTATCTTACTGTCATCTCAATGTCAACGAAAACTCCTATTGTAATGCTCTgataattgtttttttgaagtGACGGGAGAAGAGAAGCGGAAAATTTTTTCAGAGCCTAGACCGAGGAGAGGAGCGGAGAcaaagaagttggaacGGGCCCAAAGAGGGCCTAAGGAGGGCCTAAGGAGAGCCTCCACGAGAAACTATCAGAGACGGGATGACATACACCTAGATCAGAAGATTTATAGATGTAAGTAATTAGGAGATAGGAGAAGGTGGTGGACTGTGTCTGATTAGGCAGTGCTTGTGCTGGTTTACGAGCCAAGTTAAGCATAAAGTTTGGGTTCTTGTAGTACTATGTCGTTTGACACTGTGTTGTAGCACTAACTAGATGTCAGGCTTGACTGTTAAGGTGTGTTGGTAAATGTTGTCCACGTGATTTAAATTAAATGACAGCAGGATATTTTGTGTGGTTGGTACGGACCCATGTTACCCTCTCGAAAGGCATATACTTTTTTATGTTTAGAGAGGGAAAGTTGGTATCCAGGCAGGAAAGATGGAACCATGTAGGAGTAACTTCTGGTGGAGAAGGTACGTTTTATTACATCTTATCTGATCTATTAATGGATGAGTTAGACGATACTTTCATTCTCATTATTCAGAAAGATTCATGTTAAGGTTGCAAAGTAAAGTTTTGTCAGGCAACTGGGAGAGGGGGTTTCCCATTGGGCCTAGaatttctatttctatcGTTCTTGGTATATATCTTTATAAAAGTGAGTACTAGCATTGATTGTATTCTGGAACCGCTATTAAATGCCAAGGAGTCTGGTGGCAATTTCTGGGTCCGAAAACAAAGCGACGAGGCTGGGGAAGTCTTGGTCGAATCCTAAACGAAATGTGGCAACCATGAGTTCGAATTTCTTAGGTAGTGCTCTGAGGATATTGGCTACCATTTGGGATTCTAATTGGAGCAAATCTGCCCTCGCTAGCCTATCATACAGATCTCCCATCCTGGCTAAGAAATCATGGATTGGTTCCTCATCGGGCATGGATATCCTCGAAACTTCTTTTGCGAAGGTCTGTAtctcctttttcttgaggGAATCtacctcttctttcttgaggGAATCTATCTCGTTATTTTTGAGGGAATCtacctcttctttcttcagtgcatctatctcttctctcttcaGGACAtctatctcttctctcttcaGGACATCTCTCTCCTCTTTGTCAACCTTGAGATTCAACACCTCTTTCTTAATTGTATTGGTGTCTATCTCCTTTCCATCTGAGATCTTAGTCTCAGTTTCTGAGAGAATTTCCATGAACCTTTTGAAGCTTCGATCCTTTTGATCGTAAAAGGTCACGGTAGCCCGGTGGTATGTCTCAGGCAAAGTTATCAGAGTTTTGTCGATGAGTATTTGGTCAACACCGGGGAAATTAGCGTTTGATGCTCTTCTCTGTAGATCCTTagctcttttcaaaaagctCTGGAGAGATTCTTCTGGCAGTAGTGACAAAGCTGCCATCTCATCGACGATATTTGTTGGGTATTCCTCTGCattgatttttttgacAGCTTGTAGGAAGCAGTCAACAATTGAGGCATCGTCTTCAGGACTCAATTTTAACCATTTTGGGCATTTGTCTGGAGGAACGCAAGCAGAGTGGATGCTTGTTATGTAGTCcttctcatcatcttctggaACGTGTGAAAAGGTTCCGTCGCGTAAAGGTAGAAGATAGCCTAGGCCCTGCTTGCGCAATGCTTTACAAAACTCTCTTAGCCAGACCTTGTAGCCCCAAGGAGATTGGACTGTGGGCAAAGTGAAGCGGGACTTGGGTTTATTCAAATAGCTAAATGTGTACTGTTGAGATTTCGAAGAGGAGTTGGCAATGGGTGAGGTAGTAGATGAGGTAGTAGATGAGGTAGTAGATGAGGCAGGTTTTAAATCAGAGATTGGAGGGATTGGTTCAGCAACAGTCATTGTGATTTGGGTGGGAGGTAGTAAGGGGAGCCAAAGTGTTCTGGGTATTCACGTCTCGGAGTAATCTAATTGATGAATCATATGTAGTGGATAGACCAGAGGTGTTGTTCAGTGGTCAGTGGAAAAGCATGTTTTCATTCTGGTTGCCTAATTTTCGAAGTTAGAAGAGGGTACCCTTTGGAAGGGAAGTTATTcagcgaaaaaaaaacatttgtTGATTAAAAAGTTTCGTGTTTCATCGAATGGGCAAAATTTAGAAGGGTGGTCCCTTGGGATGGGAGTGTATTACTGAGGAGTGTTCCCAGACTGgtgaaaattgaaaatgaaaattaaaatgaaaatgagaagagAGTAAAATGtgag contains these protein-coding regions:
- the FCY2 gene encoding cytosine permease, producing the protein MSSPVYNEGYLSSDIEKQDPAESHVQELEKDHSVYTTTTEISRLSWVNRLAVRVNAETKGIDPVTENEKDDTDIMNAATMWFSSNMVISAFSLGCLGISACGLNFGTSVLTIFFFTLLGVMPVAFFSVFGVELGLRQMVLSRFLVGNITARLFSFMNVIACVGWVSVNTMASASLLHMVNPSGHNCPPWAACLILIMCTIVVTFFGYRFIHLYEKWSWVPNFAVFLVIIACLAKSGNFTNGPWGGGSNTAAGVLSFGSSIFGYAAGWATYAADYTVYMPRQTNKKKVFFSVVLGLGLPLLFTMTLASAAMACTQTNKRWAELYASHSVGGLCYAILVEDSLWGFGSFCCVLLAMSTVANNTPNMYSIALGTQAMWEPLAKIPRVFWTFVGNLAALAISIGAYYKFESFLSKFMDSIGYYIGIYIAISLSEHYIYRRGFTGYTVSDWNRWDRLPVGYAGCAALFIGAFGVAFGMSQSYWKGEIGRHIGSGGADIGFELGAGFAFIAYNICRPLELKYNGR